From the genome of Malus sylvestris chromosome 6, drMalSylv7.2, whole genome shotgun sequence, one region includes:
- the LOC126626788 gene encoding glycine-rich cell wall structural protein 1.8-like yields the protein MTTQNARTFVFFVLLGMEICSAARTLLNYEEPVHVPAVSYGAGHGIGGGAGSGYGSGAGGYGGGGGAGSGGGYGAVGEHGAAGYGGGSGGGEGGGVAYGGAGGHGGGGGGGSGGGGAYGAGGAEGYGSGGGKGGGAGYGAGGEHGAGGGGGGGTGGGGGSGYAGEHGGGYGGGEGGGAGGGYGAGGEHGGGYGGGGGHGGGAGGGYAAGGASGGGYGSGGGAGGGVGGGGGYAGGGGGGGGSGGGSGYGGAHGGGGGGGEGGGHGGYVP from the coding sequence ATGACTACTCAAAATGCTCgtacttttgttttctttgtgttATTGGGCATGGAGATATGTTCTGCAGCTAGAACACTCCTAAATTATGAAGAGCCTGTCCACGTGCCTGCTGTCAGCTATGGGGCAGGCCATGGCATTGGGGGTGGTGCTGGATCAGGGTATGGCAGCGGTGCTGGAGGTTATGGTGGCGGAGGAGGTGCAGGAAGTGGTGGTGGCTATGGAGCTGTAGGAGAGCATGGCGCTGCTGGATATGgaggtggtagtggtggtggagaaggtggtggtgttgcCTATGGAGGTGCTGGTGGACATGGTGGTGGCGGCGGTGGaggcagtggtggtggtggtgcataTGGTGCCGGGGGCGCAGAAGGGTATGGAAGTGGGGGTGGTAAAGGAGGTGGGGCTGGCTACGGTGCTGGTGGAGAACATGGggctggtggtggtggaggaggaggtACTGGTGGTGGCGGAGGGTCCGGATATGCTGGAGAGCATGGCGGTGGTTATGGAGGAGGAGAAGGTGGTGGTGCTGGTGGGGGTTATGGCGCTGGTGGAGAACATGGTGGAGGATATGGTGGTGGCGGTGGgcatggtggtggtgctggAGGAGGTTATGCTGCTGGAGGAGCAAGTGGAGGAGGATATGGGAGCGGTGGAGGAGCTGGAGGTGgagttggtggtggtggcggctatgcaggtggtggtggtggtggtggaggttcTGGTGGCGGCAGCGGCTATGGTGGAGCGcatggaggaggaggtgggggTGGTGAAGGTGGTGGTCATGGTGGTTATGTTCCTTGA